In one Gopherus evgoodei ecotype Sinaloan lineage chromosome 1, rGopEvg1_v1.p, whole genome shotgun sequence genomic region, the following are encoded:
- the LOC115645359 gene encoding outer dense fiber protein 3-like: MEQETARLQLQVMEERRKSSPPGTPHTHSQEKNWEKMCPIYNDTEDIEEFVSTFERLCNLYQIPDEQRMAVLLTRLTGKAKECGMGRVPPLHAPILSSLFVSCRYSPEKAGKWTYRSAPIYSLASRMKEFANDQTPGPAAYGLPPVIGPKVVGKSSAPNYSLLGRSLLGSFYEDLSKTPGPCNYRVVEPSVYKTRAPQYSMLARNMLPGDNTQKPGPGAHSPEKYIQQRGQTFGIRHSDYLAPLVINR; this comes from the exons ATGGAACAGGAGACGGCCAGACTGCAGCTCCAAGTAATGGAAGAGCGGAGAAAGTCATCGCCACCTGGTACTCCACATACCCACAGCCAGGAGAAGAACTGGGAAAAGATGTGTCCCATTTACAATGATACGGAAGATATAGAGGAATTCGTGTCCACCTTTGAGCGCCTTTGCAATCTGTACCAGATCCCCGATGAACAGCGAATGGCTGTCCTGCTGACCAGACTGACTGGAAAAGCCAAGGAG TGTGGTATGGGGCGTGTCCCCCCTCTCCATGCTCCAATATTATCCTCCCTCTTTGTTTCATGTCGATATTCtccagagaaggcagggaaatggACCTATCGCTCCGCGCCCATCTATTCGCTCGCCTCGCGCATGAAGGAGTTTGCGAATGACCAGACTCCAG gGCCTGCCGCCTACGGGCTCCCCCCAGTGATCGGGCCCAAGGTCGTCGGCAAGAGCTCTGCCCCAAACTATTCCCTCCTGGGGCGCAGCTTGCTTGGCAGCTTCTATGAGGACCTGAGCAAG ACGCCAGGGCCCTGTAACTACCGTGTGGTGGAACCCAGCGTGTACAAGACCCGGGCCCCCCAGTACAGCATGCTTGCCCGCAACATGCTCCCTGGGGACAACACGCAGAAACCAGGGCCCGGGGCACACAGCCCGGAGAAG taCATCCAGCAGCGTGGCCAGACCTTTGGGATCCGCCACTCCGACTACCTGGcgccccttgtcataaacagatag